From the genome of Nicotiana sylvestris chromosome 2, ASM39365v2, whole genome shotgun sequence, one region includes:
- the LOC138885979 gene encoding uncharacterized protein has product MLVYGTEVVIPVEVEISSMRIIQEAELDDAKWVKSRYEQLALIDGKKMNAVCHDQLYQNRMSRAFNKKVKPRRFTPGQLMLKKIFPHQDEAKGKFSPNWQGSYIVHRVLTRGALILVEMDGEV; this is encoded by the coding sequence atgctggtttacggtacagaggtagTCATTCCCGTCGAGGTGGAAATTTCTTCCATGAGGATTatacaggaagcagagctcgaTGACGCaaaatgggtgaaaagtcgttacgagcagctagctcttatagacggaaagaaaatgaatgcagtttgccacgatcagctctatcagaacagaatgtccagagccttcaacaaaaaagtCAAGCCGAGAcggttcacaccggggcagctgatgttaaagaaaatctttccacatcaagatgaagccaaagggaaattctctcccaactggcagggttcgTACatagttcaccgggttctaacaagaggagccctcatacttgtagaaatggacggagaagtctag